The Polynucleobacter necessarius genome window below encodes:
- a CDS encoding class 1 fructose-bisphosphatase yields MSSSNHINFKQYLASVKLAGESVPAGLQELLTAVVKTCATLSHEVAQGALIGLLGSAGTGNVQGEVQQKLDIIANDLLIEGVQSCQSLAGLASEEMEFPLPAQGTGDYLLLFDPLDGSSNIDVNVSIGTIFSVLNKQDPNAPLQTSDFLLSGRHQVAAGYVVYGPQTTMALTLGDGVVMFTLNKVNGTFLLIKNKVKISHSTKEFAINMSNMRHWADPVRRYVEECLAGVSGTRDKDFNMRWIASMVADVHRVLSRGGVFMYPWDQREPHKPGKLRLMYEANPMSFLVEQAGGASTNGTDLIMDLQPTDLHERVSVMLGSKEEIDRIQHYHSSSAHR; encoded by the coding sequence TTGTCCTCAAGTAACCATATCAATTTCAAGCAATATTTAGCTTCCGTAAAACTTGCAGGCGAGTCCGTTCCTGCTGGATTGCAGGAATTGCTGACTGCTGTTGTGAAGACCTGTGCAACCCTGAGCCATGAGGTAGCGCAGGGCGCATTAATTGGGTTATTGGGGTCTGCGGGCACAGGTAATGTGCAAGGCGAGGTGCAGCAAAAGCTCGACATTATTGCAAATGATTTGCTTATCGAAGGTGTGCAGAGTTGCCAGTCTCTAGCAGGTTTAGCTTCAGAAGAAATGGAGTTTCCATTACCAGCTCAAGGTACAGGTGACTATTTACTATTATTTGATCCACTCGATGGCTCATCGAACATTGACGTCAACGTCTCTATTGGTACCATCTTCTCGGTTCTGAACAAGCAAGATCCTAATGCGCCACTACAAACCTCTGATTTTCTGCTGTCGGGGCGACACCAAGTTGCAGCTGGTTATGTAGTTTATGGCCCCCAAACTACTATGGCTTTGACTCTTGGTGACGGCGTAGTGATGTTTACGCTGAATAAGGTAAACGGTACATTCTTATTAATCAAGAATAAGGTGAAAATTTCTCATTCCACCAAAGAGTTTGCAATCAATATGTCTAATATGCGTCACTGGGCTGATCCAGTGCGTCGCTATGTTGAGGAGTGTCTGGCTGGTGTCAGCGGCACTCGTGATAAGGACTTCAATATGCGTTGGATCGCGTCTATGGTGGCGGATGTGCATCGCGTATTATCTCGGGGTGGAGTCTTTATGTACCCTTGGGATCAACGTGAGCCTCATAAGCCTGGTAAGTTGCGCTTGATGTATGAGGCCAATCCTATGAGCTTTCTTGTTGAGCAAGCAGGCGGAGCATCTACCAACGGTACAGATTTGATCATGGATCTTCAGCCAACGGATTTACATGAGCGAGTATCGGTGATGTTGGGCTCTAAAGAAGAGATTGATCGCATACAGCACTATCACTCATCATCAGCTCATCGGTAG
- the pepN gene encoding aminopeptidase N, whose translation MKTDLPQSFRRLEYRPPVYTFDQVELDIALDPARTIVKSRIEVLPGKSFEPGSPLILVGHELEFVSLRINGEAYRHFKLTPETLTIHSLPKEGKEKFVVEIICVCVPERNTSLMGLYVSNGNFFTQCEAEGFRKITYFLDRPDVMARYRVILRAREVECPVLLSNGNLLNTERLPNGWHSATWEDPFPKPSYLFALVAGKLECIEETITTSSGAKKLLQIWVEPHDLKKTRHAMDSLIASIHWDERRFGLELDLERLMIVAVSDFNMGAMENKGLNIFNTKFVLAQPETATDADFANIESVVAHEYFHNWTGNRVTCQDWFQLSLKEGLTVFRDQEFSADQMGSESGRAVKRIEDVRLLRQLQFPEDAGPMAHPIRPDEYQEINNFYTVTVYEKGSEVVRMYQTLLGKEGFRKGMDLYFKRHDGQAVTCDDFLMAMADANSKDLTQFTNWYSQAGTPRVKVQEHYDPTTKQYQLTLTQSCAPRPGQPEKKPFHFPLKMRLLTRANDQQEQLLELTQASQTWTFDNIAERPVLSINRNFSAPIQLDFEQSEADLLTLFSNDDDAFNRWEAGQKFAMQMILNGRLPDAQLIQAYRNLLLDPALDPAFKALALMLPAESYLYEQCKSVDPQKIFTARRAFRRELANQLQLEWTALYQQMQTPGPFKANGVDAGKRALKNLVLSMLLEASPAVWTPMATHQYEIADNMTDRYAALSALVVHGSRAAQDCLIDFYNRFANDALVIDKWFGLQSSRPPVDGLESTLLEVKKLREHAAFKLNNPNRVHSVIHAFCLNNPASFHQSDGGGYEFWADSVLALDPINPQVAARLARALDRWRLFAQPYQDCMKAALERVSACQTLSPDVREVIGKAFGS comes from the coding sequence ATGAAAACTGATCTCCCCCAGAGCTTCCGTAGGCTCGAATACCGCCCACCTGTATATACGTTTGATCAGGTCGAGCTCGATATTGCTTTAGATCCAGCACGCACGATCGTCAAGAGTCGCATCGAGGTTCTACCAGGTAAAAGTTTTGAGCCCGGATCTCCTTTGATCTTGGTTGGACATGAGTTGGAGTTTGTGAGCTTACGTATCAATGGCGAGGCATACCGACATTTTAAATTAACGCCCGAAACTCTCACAATTCATTCTTTGCCAAAAGAGGGTAAAGAAAAATTTGTCGTAGAAATTATTTGCGTTTGTGTTCCTGAGAGAAATACCTCTCTCATGGGTTTGTATGTCTCCAACGGAAACTTCTTCACCCAGTGTGAAGCAGAGGGTTTCCGAAAAATTACTTACTTTTTGGATCGACCAGATGTGATGGCGCGTTATCGTGTGATATTGCGGGCCCGTGAAGTAGAGTGCCCAGTCTTGCTGTCTAACGGCAACCTCTTGAATACTGAAAGGCTCCCCAACGGCTGGCATAGCGCAACCTGGGAAGATCCATTTCCGAAGCCTTCTTATCTGTTTGCCTTAGTGGCGGGTAAGTTGGAGTGCATTGAGGAAACAATTACCACTAGTAGCGGTGCCAAAAAACTCCTACAGATTTGGGTTGAGCCTCACGATCTGAAGAAAACTCGCCACGCTATGGATTCTCTGATTGCCTCCATTCATTGGGATGAAAGACGTTTTGGTTTAGAGCTGGATTTAGAGCGTCTCATGATTGTTGCGGTCAGTGATTTCAATATGGGCGCCATGGAGAATAAGGGATTGAATATTTTCAATACCAAGTTTGTGCTTGCGCAGCCAGAGACTGCTACGGATGCAGACTTTGCCAATATTGAGAGTGTTGTGGCGCACGAGTACTTTCATAACTGGACTGGTAATAGGGTGACTTGTCAGGATTGGTTCCAGTTGTCCCTTAAAGAGGGGCTGACAGTATTTCGTGATCAGGAATTTTCTGCCGATCAAATGGGCAGCGAGTCCGGTAGAGCAGTCAAGCGTATAGAGGATGTGCGTTTGTTACGTCAACTCCAGTTCCCTGAAGATGCAGGTCCAATGGCTCATCCGATTCGCCCCGATGAGTATCAAGAGATTAATAATTTTTATACCGTTACTGTTTATGAAAAAGGATCTGAGGTTGTGCGGATGTATCAAACCCTCTTAGGTAAAGAGGGTTTCCGCAAAGGTATGGATCTTTATTTCAAGCGTCATGATGGTCAGGCGGTAACTTGTGATGACTTCTTAATGGCGATGGCTGACGCCAATAGCAAAGATCTCACCCAGTTTACAAATTGGTATAGCCAGGCCGGCACCCCACGAGTGAAAGTGCAAGAGCATTACGATCCAACTACGAAACAATATCAGTTAACGTTGACTCAAAGTTGTGCGCCGCGTCCTGGGCAGCCTGAGAAAAAACCGTTTCATTTTCCATTGAAAATGCGCTTACTGACTAGGGCGAATGATCAGCAAGAGCAATTACTGGAGTTGACCCAAGCAAGTCAAACTTGGACTTTCGACAACATTGCAGAACGTCCTGTTCTTTCAATTAACCGAAATTTTTCTGCACCAATACAGTTAGATTTTGAACAGTCCGAGGCTGATCTGTTAACTTTATTCTCCAATGACGATGACGCGTTTAATCGTTGGGAGGCCGGCCAGAAATTCGCAATGCAAATGATTTTGAATGGTCGCTTGCCAGACGCGCAACTGATTCAGGCATACCGTAATTTGCTGTTGGATCCTGCTTTAGATCCAGCCTTTAAAGCTCTAGCATTAATGCTGCCAGCTGAATCCTATTTGTATGAGCAGTGCAAGAGCGTAGATCCACAAAAGATCTTTACTGCTCGTCGTGCATTTCGTCGCGAGCTTGCCAACCAGCTCCAATTAGAGTGGACTGCTTTATATCAACAAATGCAAACTCCTGGACCATTCAAAGCCAATGGAGTGGATGCAGGTAAACGCGCTCTCAAGAATTTAGTGTTGAGTATGCTGCTTGAGGCTAGCCCTGCTGTCTGGACTCCGATGGCTACTCATCAATATGAGATCGCTGACAATATGACGGATCGCTATGCAGCTCTGTCTGCATTGGTTGTGCATGGATCAAGGGCAGCCCAAGACTGTTTGATAGATTTTTATAATCGTTTTGCCAATGATGCTCTAGTGATCGATAAGTGGTTTGGATTGCAATCTAGTCGCCCACCGGTAGATGGGCTTGAGTCGACGCTATTAGAAGTTAAAAAACTGCGAGAGCATGCAGCATTCAAGCTAAACAACCCGAATCGGGTCCACAGTGTCATTCATGCATTCTGCTTAAATAATCCAGCGAGTTTTCATCAATCTGATGGAGGTGGCTATGAGTTTTGGGCAGATAGCGTCTTGGCCTTGGATCCAATTAACCCTCAAGTTGCCGCACGTTTGGCTAGAGCCCTAGATCGCTGGCGTTTATTTGCCCAACCTTATCAGGATTGTATGAAAGCCGCTCTGGAGCGGGTTTCCGCATGCCAAACCCTCTCTCCTGATGTGCGAGAGGTGATTGGAAAGGCATTTGGTAGCTAG